The proteins below are encoded in one region of Mya arenaria isolate MELC-2E11 chromosome 15, ASM2691426v1:
- the LOC128220232 gene encoding BTB/POZ domain-containing protein 6-A-like, whose amino-acid sequence MSDVWQHEESFAVTNAHMLGAHALCDVTFIVGEEQQEVRCHRFMLASRSPVFYTMFCGSLPEVSFVEIRDVEADVFRTVVRFMYTGEIQLMPDSVMATMYAAKKYDIQPLTNRCKTFLEKEIKVENICIILDQVRRKGFDSTMQVLRIRTHSLSVSI is encoded by the exons ATGTCTGACGTCTGGCAACACGAGGAATCGTTCGCCGTCACGAACGCGCATATGCTGGGTGCTCACGCATTATGTGATGTTACTTTCATAGTGGGGGAGGAACAACAGGAAGTGAGGTGTCACCGGTTCATGCTGGCCAGCCGATCTCCGGTGTTCTACACGATGTTTTGTGGCTCTCTTCCGGAAGTCAGCTTTGTGGAAATACGTGATGTGGAGGCAGACGTCTTCAGAACAGTCGTCAG GTTTATGTATACGGGAGAAATCCAGTTAATGCCTGATTCCGTCATGGCAACGATGTACGCTGCAAAGAAATACGACATTCAACCCTTGACAAACCGCTGCAAGACGTTTCTTGAAAAGGAAATTAAAGTAGAAAACATCTGTATCATCCTTGACCAAGTTCGAAGAAAAGGATTTGATTCAACGATGCAAGTTCTTCGTATCAGAACACACTCGCTTAGTGTTTCAATCtga
- the LOC128219226 gene encoding BTB/POZ domain-containing protein 6-like, with translation HMLDDDLLCDITFVAGGDKQEVRCHRFMLASRSPVFFTMFCGSLPEAAVVEIADVDADVLRMVIRFIYTREIKLMPDSVMATMYAAKKYDIQPLVNLCKTFLRKNIAVDNVCIILEQALMFEETNLIQLCLSFISKNVNRVFYSDTFLSMSSEALKLVLEKLQETTKLPAEQVYAFCKRWAEHACYTLKKEMTDQALRQTLGDLIFLVDFESMTFESFMDNVGQDNILSDEEKVKCLTVIRKRQKKEGNSRLVFIERSNEFKRCDRENHNGVSFRTSKEVMLSIINVYLPIRKCKLSDRLEVLEEQTVVLTQNLICNETYKCIHLVNEVSIHPGVIYSMRLRLTGGCTANMYFENIYQETKEDNGVEVELMGICVDNSDNEIDLNGAQLLGLTFNTI, from the exons CATATGCTAGATGATGACTTATTATGTGACATCACATTTGTGGCGGGGGGAGACAAACAGGAAGTGAGGTGTCACCGGTTCATGCTAGCAAGCCGCTCACCGGTGTTCTTTACCATGTTCTGTGGCTCACTCCCGGAAGCCGCCGTCGTGGAAATAGCGGATGTGGATGCTGACGTACTAAGAATGGTCATCAG GTTTATTTATACAAGAGAAATAAAGCTCATGCCCGATTCTGTCATGGCCACAATGTATGCCGCCAAGAAATATGACATACAGCCATTGGTGAACCTGTGTAAGACGTTTCTTAGAAAGAACATTGCTGTTGATAATGTCTGTATCATCCTTGAACAAGCTTTAATGTTCGAGGAAACAAACTTGATACAGCTATGTCTGTCCTTCATATCAAAAAACGTAAACCGAGTTTTCTATTCGGACACATTCTTAAGCATGTCTTCGGAAGCTCTAAAGCTGGTTCTTGAGAAATTACAAGAGACGACAAAACTACCAGCCGAGCAGGTGTACGCCTTTTGCAAGAGATGGGCAGAACATGCGTGTTATACTCTAAAAAAAGAGATGACTGACCAGGCTCTTAGACAAACTCTTGGTGATCTTATATTTCTGGTTGATTTTGAAAGTATGACATTTGAATCGTTTATGGACAACGTTGGTCAGGATAACATTTTGTCCGACGAAGAAAAGGTCAAGTGCCTGACAGTCATAAGAAAGCGGCAGAAGAAAGAAGGAAATTCCAgacttgtatttattgaaagaAGTAATGAGTTTAAACGTTGTGATAGGGAAAACCACAACGGAGTAAGCTTTAGAACTTCAAAAGAGGTGATGCTTTCTATAATAAATGTCTACCTGCCTATtcgaaaatgtaaattaagTGACCGGTTGGAAGTCCTAGAGGAGCAGACTGTCGTGCTCACTCAGAATCTTATCTGTAACGAAACGTACAAATGCATTCATCTTGTCAATGAAGTTAGCATTCACCCTGGTGTTATATATTCTATGCGCCTGAGGCTAACCGGTGGATGCACCGCTAACATGTACTTCGAAAATATATACCAAGAGACGAAGGAGGATAATGGTGTTGAGGTAGAGCTTATGGGGATCTGTGTCGATAACTCAGATAATGAAATCGATCTAAATGGTGCTCAGTTATTGGGTCTTACTTTcaacacaatttaa